From one Gossypium hirsutum isolate 1008001.06 chromosome D08, Gossypium_hirsutum_v2.1, whole genome shotgun sequence genomic stretch:
- the LOC121219823 gene encoding uncharacterized protein, translating into MENNMSMAEAQLTPPAAAAVQLTDLVYSLEQATQMAKQLPVTSDPTYLFQIHSSLHRAHHSLSSFLSAAHPQHLPPPVAAANSLSSATGAANENGSDPMQVGDENEAEAEENSKTSIDKVEERMRECFFIKNKRVKRQLSPSSAALAEERRVCDYRFVGGIMGFDPTGEKLRALDLVYQFHG; encoded by the coding sequence ATGGAGAACAATATGAGCATGGCGGAGGCACAGCTGACGCCACCGGCAGCGGCGGCGGTACAATTAACAGACCTAGTCTATTCATTAGAGCAAGCAACCCAGATGGCAAAACAACTACCCGTCACGTCGGACCCAACCTACCTCTtccaaatccattcatctctccATCGAGCCCATCATTCTCTCTCCTCTTTCCTCTCCGCCGCCCATCCCCAGCATCTTCCGCCGCCGGTTGCGGCGGCGAACTCTCTCTCCTCTGCCACTGGAGCTGCCAACGAGAACGGCAGCGACCCGATGCAGGTGGGCGATGAGAATGAAGCGGAGGCGGAGGAGAATTCCAAGACGTCGATTGATAAGGTGGAGGAGAGGATGAGGGAATGTTTTTTTATCAAGAACAAGAGGGTAAAGAGGCAGCTCTCGCCGTCGTCCGCAGCGTTGGCGGAGGAGAGGAGGGTTTGTGATTACAGATTCGTGGGTGGTATCATGGGTTTTGATCCTACTGGGGAGAAGTTGCGGGCTTTGGATCTTGTCTACCAGTTTCATGGTTGA
- the LOC107900908 gene encoding flap endonuclease GEN-like 1, whose translation MGVGGKFWELLKPYARFEGFDFLRDKKVAIDLSFWIVQQETALKNQALNPHLRLTFFRTVNLFSKFGVFPVFVLDGTPSPLKSQARMVRFFRFSGIDTSTSNVAEEGVSKERNSAFKRCVNDCVELLELLGMPVLKANGEAEALCAQLNRDGHVDACITADSDAFLFGATCVIKSLRPNSKEPFECYNMSDIEAGLGLKRKHLIAVSLLVGNDHDLNGVQGIGLDKALRLVRGFSEDEIFDKLYEIGKGHVPLFQGEIRCAGDAIPCSDESSPKAKQSHCSFCGHPGSKKAHFKSCCEYCITDSNDGCLKKSQGFKCNCSSCDKVRKDKDKKKHENWWINVCNLISKETKFPNDEIIEMYMCNNHGEFTEEGPLLEWGDPKTDLLVDFLAYHQSWKPSYIRQRMLPMLSTLYLRELARNPNKTLLVGQYEFRSIQRVKIRYGHQYYEVKWKKAISNELSCAVPVEQSNMLEEEFIEVGDEPIGLLDESIEPQIHVDGCWILTDENPELVHSAFPEEALKFRQEKELKDMKRRKTSTPRSEGSFEMSESSKPQGVQLSITEFYRTTKTPSQAKLGEDLVKQSSSPGVGSSKQKRKVSGSKLSKAVRRRLLFG comes from the exons ATGGGGGTGGGAGGCAAATTCTGGGAACTTCTAAAACCCTACGCTCGATTCGAAGGATTCGATTTCTTGAGAGACAAAAAGGTCGCCATTGATCTCTCCTTTTGGATCGTTCAGCAGGAGACTGCCTTAAAAAATCAAGCTTTGAACCCTCATCTCAGGCTTACTTTCTTCCGTACCGTTAACCTTTTCTCTAAG TTTGGAGTCTTTCCGGTGTTTGTTTTGGACGGAACTCCGTCGCCGTTGAAATCTCAAGCAAGGATGGTTCGGTTTTTCCGTTTCTCCGGCATTGATACTTCAACTTCGAATGTGGCCGAAGAGGGTGTTTCCAAGGAGAGGAACTCGGCATTTAAAAGATGTGTTAATGACTGTGTG GAGCTGCTTGAACTATTGGGAATGCCAGTGTTGAAAGCTAATGGTGAGGCTGAAGCATTGTGTGCTCAGTTAAATAGAGATGGTCATGTTGATGCTTGTATTACTGCTGACAGTGATGCATTCCTCTTTGGGGCTACTTGTGTTATTAAAAGTCTTAGGCCTAATTCAAAA GAACCGTTTGAATGCTACAATATGTCGGATATTGAAGCTGGTCTTGGACTGAAGAGGAAACACTTGATAGCCGTCTCTCTTTTGGTTGGAAATGACCATGACCTAAATGGTGTGCAAGGGATCGGGCTTGATAAAGCACTTCGTTTGGTACGAGGGTTTAGTGAAGATGAGATATTTGATAA ATTATATGAAATAGGCAAAGGGCATGTACCACTATTTCAGGGTGAAATTAGATGTGCTGGTGATGCTATACCTTGTTCAGATGAGAGCTCACCAAAGGCAAAGCAGTCTCATTGCTCTTTCTGCGGGCACCCTGGCAGCAAAAAGGCTCATTTTAAGTCTTGTTGTGAATATTGTATCACTGATAGCAATGATGGTTGCTTGAAAAAGTCTCAAGGGTTTAAGTGCAACTGCTCATCCTGTGATAAG GTTAGAAAAGACAAGGACAAGAAGAAACATGAGAATTGGTGGATTAATGTTTGCAACTTGATTTCCAAGGAAACAAAATTCCCAAATGATGAGATCATTGAAATGTACATGTGCAACAATCACGGAGAGTTTACTG AAGAAGGCCCTTTGCTGGAATGGGGAGATCCAAAAACTGACTTGCTAGTTGATTTCTTAGCTTATCATCAGTCATGGAAGCCGTCTTATATTCGGCAGCGGATGCTTCCAATGCTGTCCACTCTGTATTTGAGAGAGTTGGCGAGAAATCCAAATAAAACTTTGTTAGTTGGGCAGTATGAGTTTCGTTCTATTCAACGTGTGAAGATAAGATATGGGCATCAATATTACGAGGTCAAGTGGAAGAAAGCCATATCTAACGAACTTAGTTGTGCAGTCCCTGTTGAACAGTCCAACATGCTTGAAGAAGAATTCATAGAAGTTGGTGATGAGCCCATTGGCCTGTTGGATGAGTCAATTGAGCCCCAGATTCATGTTGATGGATGCTGGATTTTAACTGATGAAAATCCAGAGTTAGTTCATTCAGCTTTTCCAGAAGAAGCTCTCAAATTTAGACAGGAAAAG GAACTAAAAGATATGAAGAGAAGAAAGACTTCAACACCAAGATCTGAAGGGTCCTTCGAGATGTCAGAATCATCAAAGCCACAAGGTGTTCAATTAAGTATCACCGAATTTTACCGTACAACCAAAACACCATCCCAGGCAAAACTAGGGGAAGATTTAGTCAAACAGTCGAGTAGTCCAGGTGTTGGGTCATCAAAACAGAAGAGGAAAGTTTCAGGTTCTAAATTGTCCAAGGCTGTAAGACGACGCCTTTtgtttggttaa